A window of the Nibribacter ruber genome harbors these coding sequences:
- the mutY gene encoding A/G-specific adenine glycosylase: MPAPTPSFFSSALIQWYHRHQRALPWRETRDPYAIWLSEIILQQTRVKQGLPYYLRFMERFPTVSDLANAPQDEVLRLWQGLGYYSRARNLHFTAKQVVEEFGGQFPGTYQELLKLKGVGSYTAAAIASFAYREPVAVLDGNVYRVLARVFGKYENIAAPASKKVFEELANSLIPQDEPDTFNQAIMEFGAIQCTPVAPDCLFCPLQQTCFAFLNGLVNALPLKEKAKSSRQRFFQYLVLQVGDQVYMKKRTQNDIWMGLYDFFLVESEAPGLPAPEVKSQLEQALQEAVAAFTPVDQTYKHVLSHQKIMAQFYLVSLPNRLRKEVEESIGLSLYSLEAIEELPKAVLINSFLKDHLF, encoded by the coding sequence ATGCCCGCTCCCACCCCCTCTTTCTTTAGTTCTGCGCTCATTCAATGGTACCACCGGCACCAGCGGGCCCTGCCCTGGCGCGAAACCCGTGACCCCTACGCTATCTGGCTGTCTGAGATCATCTTACAGCAAACCAGGGTAAAACAAGGCCTGCCGTACTACCTGCGGTTCATGGAACGGTTCCCCACGGTCTCTGACTTAGCAAACGCCCCGCAGGATGAAGTATTGCGCCTCTGGCAAGGTTTGGGCTATTACTCCCGGGCCCGCAACCTGCATTTCACGGCCAAACAGGTGGTAGAAGAATTTGGCGGTCAGTTCCCGGGCACGTACCAAGAGTTATTGAAGCTCAAGGGCGTAGGAAGTTATACTGCGGCGGCCATTGCGTCTTTTGCCTACAGAGAGCCGGTGGCCGTGCTGGACGGCAACGTGTACCGGGTGCTGGCGCGGGTGTTTGGCAAGTATGAGAACATTGCCGCGCCCGCCAGCAAGAAAGTGTTTGAAGAATTAGCCAACTCCCTCATTCCGCAAGACGAGCCTGACACGTTCAACCAGGCCATCATGGAGTTTGGCGCCATCCAGTGCACACCCGTGGCACCAGACTGCTTGTTTTGCCCTTTGCAGCAGACCTGTTTCGCGTTTTTGAATGGCTTGGTGAATGCCCTGCCGCTCAAGGAAAAGGCCAAAAGCAGCCGGCAAAGATTTTTCCAGTACCTGGTCCTGCAGGTGGGCGACCAGGTGTACATGAAAAAGCGCACGCAGAACGATATCTGGATGGGCCTGTATGACTTCTTTCTGGTAGAGTCTGAGGCGCCAGGTTTACCCGCACCTGAAGTAAAATCTCAGCTGGAACAAGCCCTTCAGGAAGCCGTGGCTGCATTTACCCCCGTTGACCAAACCTACAAGCATGTGCTGAGCCACCAAAAAATTATGGCGCAATTTTATCTGGTTTCGTTGCCAAACCGTTTAAGGAAAGAGGTTGAAGAATCAATAGGCCTGAGTCTATATAGTTTAGAAGCCATAGAGGAATTACCCAAAGCGGTCTTGATAAATTCGTTTTTGAAAGACCATTTATTTTAA
- a CDS encoding single-stranded DNA-binding protein, with translation MASINKVILIGNLGKDPEVRHLEGGVAVARFPLATSETFKDKNGERQERTEWHNIVVWRGLAEVTEKYLKKGQSVYIEGKIRTNSYQDKEGVQRYSTEIVADNMTMLGGRSEGGSGNGNGSSYEQSNSSANAPASSASTSSKGNTSSFSAEQEPDDLPF, from the coding sequence ATGGCAAGCATTAACAAAGTAATTTTAATAGGAAACCTGGGCAAAGACCCAGAGGTGCGTCACTTAGAAGGCGGCGTGGCCGTGGCCCGTTTCCCGTTGGCTACTTCTGAGACGTTCAAAGACAAAAACGGCGAGCGCCAGGAGCGCACCGAGTGGCACAACATTGTGGTTTGGCGCGGTCTAGCCGAGGTAACGGAGAAGTACCTGAAGAAAGGCCAGTCTGTCTACATTGAAGGCAAGATCAGAACCAACAGCTACCAGGACAAAGAAGGCGTGCAACGCTACAGCACAGAGATTGTGGCAGACAACATGACCATGTTGGGCGGCCGCTCTGAAGGCGGTTCTGGTAACGGCAACGGCAGCAGCTATGAGCAAAGCAACAGCAGCGCCAACGCCCCGGCCAGCAGTGCCTCCACTTCTTCTAAAGGAAATACGTCTTCTTTCTCTGCAGAACAGGAGCCCGACGACCTTCCTTTCTAA
- a CDS encoding transporter associated domain-containing protein, with product MSLLLIFLPGIFFLTAALAAFLRQLQSYTSVDKKSAGFSTSAEKLLQHPDRVLGAGTLLSTTLHLVLAMVAYRALVQLSVSFAQPLAVIWGGFLGAAVVMFLVRSLALKWGRQLQATGTYLPLAPVLRLTCALGTPFVKLLQPLQQITGHTRNVLGTPSATEEAHNSLDNSPAEPASPQEKGLLKAIINFSSITVRQIMRARVDVVGIHRKMPYSALIKQIHQWGYSRMPVYTEGLDKIDGVLYVKDLLPYLGAPSDFVWQNLIRTPYFVPETKKIDDLLRDFQERHVHMAIVVDEYGETTGLLTLEDVIEEIVGEIHDELDDEEDRYYTQLDEHTFLFEGRASLHDFCKIIDPPTDLFKEVRHEVESVAGLMLRLFSRIPHTGEEIYLGPYQFTIEAADSKKIKKVRVHETVAHSENEEE from the coding sequence TTGTCCCTGCTGCTCATCTTTCTGCCGGGCATCTTCTTCCTTACCGCGGCCCTGGCCGCTTTCCTAAGACAGCTTCAGTCTTACACCTCCGTAGATAAAAAATCAGCTGGGTTTAGCACCTCGGCAGAAAAGCTGTTGCAGCACCCTGACCGGGTATTGGGCGCCGGCACGCTTTTGTCTACCACCCTGCACCTGGTACTGGCCATGGTAGCCTACCGCGCGCTGGTACAACTCAGTGTTTCCTTTGCGCAACCATTAGCTGTTATTTGGGGCGGCTTTCTGGGCGCAGCCGTGGTTATGTTCCTGGTCAGAAGCCTGGCCCTGAAGTGGGGCAGACAGCTCCAGGCGACTGGGACCTACCTACCCCTGGCTCCAGTCTTGCGGCTTACCTGCGCACTAGGTACTCCCTTTGTGAAACTGCTACAGCCCCTGCAACAGATTACCGGCCATACGCGCAACGTGCTGGGCACCCCGTCAGCCACTGAAGAAGCTCATAACTCTCTGGACAACTCCCCGGCCGAACCCGCTTCGCCGCAGGAAAAAGGACTTTTAAAAGCCATCATCAACTTCAGTTCCATCACGGTTAGGCAGATTATGCGGGCCCGGGTAGACGTGGTGGGCATTCACAGAAAGATGCCCTATTCCGCCTTGATTAAGCAGATTCATCAGTGGGGCTACTCGCGCATGCCGGTGTACACAGAGGGCTTGGACAAAATTGACGGCGTGCTGTACGTGAAGGATTTGCTGCCGTATTTGGGCGCGCCCTCTGACTTTGTGTGGCAAAACCTCATCAGAACCCCTTACTTTGTACCTGAGACCAAGAAGATAGATGACCTGCTGCGCGATTTCCAGGAACGGCACGTGCACATGGCCATTGTAGTGGATGAATATGGCGAAACCACTGGCCTCCTCACCCTGGAAGATGTGATTGAGGAGATTGTAGGCGAGATTCATGATGAATTAGACGACGAAGAGGACCGCTACTACACGCAATTAGACGAACATACGTTTCTGTTTGAGGGCCGGGCCTCATTGCATGACTTCTGCAAGATCATTGACCCGCCCACTGATCTGTTTAAAGAGGTACGGCACGAGGTAGAATCTGTGGCGGGGCTCATGCTCAGGTTGTTCTCCAGAATTCCGCACACCGGCGAAGAAATTTACCTGGGGCCCTACCAGTTTACCATTGAAGCGGCAGACAGTAAGAAAATTAAAAAAGTACGCGTGCATGAAACAGTGGCGCACTCAGAGAATGAAGAAGAATAA
- the gldD gene encoding gliding motility lipoprotein GldD, translating into MKKNKLFSLIAVLVAMAGFSACEPEYTPKPKGYNRIDLPPAKYTVLSQPHPYVFEHSVYAKVLKDSSRIAEPHWIDLYYPQFDANIQLTYKDFNQDPKKFNELVEDARRLTSRHQIKAYAIEESQIKTPTGITASVFELEGEVPSQFQFYLTDSTKHFFRGALYFRTATANDSLAPVIEYIKKDVVHLLNTLHWSDQIKK; encoded by the coding sequence ATGAAGAAGAATAAGCTCTTTTCACTAATTGCCGTTTTGGTGGCCATGGCCGGCTTTTCTGCCTGTGAGCCTGAATACACCCCCAAGCCGAAGGGCTACAACCGCATAGACCTTCCGCCAGCCAAATACACCGTGCTCAGCCAGCCGCACCCGTATGTATTTGAACATTCTGTGTATGCCAAGGTCCTCAAAGATTCTTCGCGCATTGCAGAGCCGCACTGGATAGACCTGTATTACCCACAGTTTGACGCCAACATTCAGCTCACGTACAAAGACTTCAACCAGGATCCCAAGAAGTTCAATGAGTTGGTGGAAGATGCCCGTAGGCTCACCAGCCGGCACCAGATCAAGGCCTACGCCATTGAAGAAAGCCAAATTAAAACGCCCACCGGCATCACGGCCAGCGTCTTTGAACTAGAAGGAGAAGTGCCCAGCCAGTTCCAGTTCTACCTCACTGACAGCACCAAGCACTTCTTCCGGGGGGCCTTGTATTTCAGGACCGCCACCGCCAATGACTCTCTGGCTCCGGTCATTGAGTACATCAAGAAAGACGTGGTCCATTTGTTGAACACGCTTCATTGGTCTGACCAGATAAAAAAATAA